In Salmo trutta chromosome 28, fSalTru1.1, whole genome shotgun sequence, one DNA window encodes the following:
- the LOC115166256 gene encoding oxysterol-binding protein-related protein 2 — translation MNNDDEFYDAVTGLDSDESYEGASEASFKDAGVYDDAQRSNGSTSPENGIRKRRTTLPAPMFSRNNFSVWGILKKCIGLELSKITMPIVFNEPLSFLQRITEYMEHTYLINKACSLSDSIERMQAVAAFAVSAVASQWDRTGKPFNPLLGETYELTREDQGYRLISEQVSHHPPVSAFHAESLVGDFVFHGSIYPKLKFWGKSVEAEPKGTITLELLKHGEVYTWTNPFCCVHNVILGKLWIEQYGTVEILNHSTGDKCVLNFKPCGMFGKELHRVEGYIQDKSKKKLCVIYGKWTECMWSMDPQTYESNKKAEKKADSKKQKSPEEPEGVDGDDADNMPEVLETVAVIPGSTLLWRISSRPQHSAKMYNFTNFAMSLNELEPGMQATLAPTDCRLRPDIRAMENGDMDQASREKERLEEKQRSARKDRSKVEEEWSTRWFQSGTNPYTSSQDWLYTGGYFDRKYSDLPDIY, via the exons ATGAACAACGATGATGAATTCTACGACGCCGTAACAG GCTTGGACTCTGATGAGTCGTATGAAGGCGCGTCGGAGGCCAGTTTTAAAGACGCGGGGGTGTACGACGACGCCCAGAGGAGCAATGGCTCCACGTCACCGGAGAACGGAATCAGGAAGCGCAG gacaacgctacctgccccaatgttcTCCAGGAACAACTTCAGTGTGTGGGGCATTCTGAAGAAATGCATTGGACTG gagctGTCCAAGATCACCATGCCCATCGTGTTCAACGAGCCCCTGAGCTTCCTCCAGCGGATCACAGAGTACATGGAGCACACATACCTCATCAACAAAGCCTGCTCGCTGTCCGACTCCATAGAGCGCATGCAG GCGGTAGCTGCTTTTGCCGTGTCGGCCGTGGCGTCGCAGTGGGACAGGACTGGAAAGCCCTTCAACCCTCTGCTAGGAGAGACCTATGAACTAACGCG aGAGGACCAGGGCTACAGGCTGATCTCGGAGCAGGTCAGCCACCACCCCCCTGTCAGTGCCTTCCATGCTGAGAGCCTGGTCGGGGACTTTGTCTTCCACGGCTCCATCTACCCCAAACTCAAGTTCTGGGGCAAGAGTGTGGAGGCTGAGCCCAAGGGAACCATCACACTAGAGCTCCTTAA gcacGGTGAGGTCTATACGTGGACCAACCCTTTCTGCTGTGTACACAATGTCATCCTGGGCAAACTGTGGATCGAGCAGTACGGCACTGTAGAAATCCTCAACCACAG TACTGGAGATAAGTGTGTGCTGAACTTCAAGCCGTGTGGCATGTTTGGGAAGGAGCTGCACAGAGTGGAGGGCTACATTCAGGATAAGAG CAAAAAGAAGCTTTGTGTGATCTATGGGAAGTGGACTGAGTGTATGTGGAGCATGGACCCCCAGACGTACGAGTCCAACAAGAAGGCTGAGAAGAAGGCAGACTCTAAGAAACAGAAGAGTCCG GAGGAGCCTGAGGGGGTAGACGGCGACGATGCAGACAACATGCCTGAGGTCCTGGAGACGGTAGCTGTAATCCCTGGCAGCACCCTGCTGTGGAGGATATCGTCACGACCCCAACACTCTGCTAAG ATGTATAACTTCACTAACTTTGCCATGTCGCTGAATGAGCTGGAGCCTGGTATGCAGGCCACCCTGGCCCCCACAGACTGCCGCCTGCGGCCCGACATCAGAGCCATGGAGAACGGAGACATGG ATCAAGCCAGTCGAGAGAAGGAGAGgctggaggagaaacagaggtcgGCGCGGAAAGACCGTTCCAAGGTCGAGGAGGAATGGTCCACTCG ATGGTTCCAGTCAGGTACAAACCCCTACACGTCCTCTCAGGACTGGCTCTACACAGGGGGCTACTTTGATAGGAAATACTCTGACCTTCCTGATATCTACTGA